The Actinocorallia herbida DNA window CGGTGTAGGCGTAGGCGTGGGTGGGGCCCGCCCCGCCGTAGGCGTAGACGACGAAGTCACGCGGGTCATGGCCCTGCTCGACCGTCACCTTGCGCAGAAGGTCGGCCATCTGGTTGTCGGCGACCTTGCGGATGCCCGCCGCGGCCTCCTCGACGGTCAGGCCGAGCGGGTCGGCCACGTGCACGCGGATCGCCTTCTCGGCGAGCGCGCGGTCCAGCGGCATCCGGCCGCCGAGGAAGCGGGCCGGGTCGATGATGCCGAGGACCACGTCGGCGTCGGTCACGGTCGGGCGGTCGCCGCCACGGCCGTAGCAGGCGGGGCCGGGCACCGATCCGGCGCTTTCGGGGCCGACGGTCAGCACGCCCGACTCGTCCACGCCCGCCAGCGAGCCGCCGCCCGCGCCGATCGCCGTCACCTTGATGCGCGGCAGCGCCAGATGCAGGTCGCCGACCTCGCTGACCCGCTCCACCAGCGGCTCGCCGTCGATGATGAGGCCGACGTCGAAGCTGGTGCCGCCCATGTCGGAGGTGATGACGTTGCGGTGCCCGAGCCGCGCGGCGAGCGCGGTCGAGGCCAGGACGCCGCCCGCGGGGCCGGAGGTGAGCATCGACGCCGAGCGGCGCGCCGCGTCCTCGGCCCGCATGACGCCGCCGCCGGAGTCCATGATGGAGAAGTCGCCGGTGAACCCGGTGGCGCGCAGGCGGCCTTCCAGGTTGGCGACGTAGTCGCGGATGACCGGGCCGAGGTAGCTGTTGACGACCGTGGTCGCGGACCGCTCGTACTCGCCGATGACCGGCGCGACCTCGTGCGAGAGCGTCGCGTAGGCCTCGGGCCACTCCTCGGCGATGATCTCGGCGACCTTCTCCTCGTGCGCGCCGTTCACGAACGACCACAGGAACGACACCGCGAGAGCGCGCACGCCCTCGGCGCGGAGCCTGCGGAGCGTCGCCCGCACCTCGGCCTCGTCCAGTGCGACGATCTCGGCCCCCGCGGCGTCGGTCCGCTCGGTGATCTCCACGATCCGCGACCGCGGCACGATCGGGTCGGGGTTGCGGCGGCGGCTGTAGTGGCCGGTCGCCGCGCCCATCCCGACCCACGAGGTCATCGACCGCTGGATGAGCATGGTGTCGCTGAACCCGCGCGTGGTGAGCAGCGCCGTCGGCGCGCCCTTGCGCTCGATCAGCGCGTTCGTCGCGGCGGTCGTGCCGTGGGCGAAGTAGACGACGGCGGCGCAGAAGTCCCCGAGGTCCATCCCGTAGGACTCCGCGGCGAGCCTGAGCGCGTTGACGACGCCCTCGGACCTGTCCTCGGGGGTCGTCGGCGACTTGAACAGCCGCGGTGGCCGCCCGTCGCGAAGGGCGACGAGGTCGGTGAACGTACCCCCCACGTCCGTGCCCACAAAGAACCGCGGACTTGATTCCGAATTACTTTCCACGCTTTCCCGCCCATTTCCAGAATGAAAAGGTCAGCGCAGCACCGTTCCCATCGTCGATATGACGAACGTGTTGCGCCTCGCGCCACACTCTGCGCGGTGACCGCCATCACTCACAACGCCCGAGTCCGCACCGCGGACCGACCCGCGCAACCCGCCTTCGCCCCCGATCCCCACAGGTGCCGACCCCGAGCCCCCAGGCCACCCGGCCTGCCGGGCCTCACGGGGGCGTGGGTTCCGCCAAGGACCTCGCCGTGGCGCGGACGTCGTCGGTGCCTTGGCGCTGGGTTCCCCTGCGCCGACCGTTGCGCGGAAAAGGTGCCGATGGACCGTCACGTCAACGCACGATGCGAGACGGCGGCCGGTGCGGGCCTTTCGGAATCAGGAAGGCGACGGTCGAAGGCGGCGAAGCGGCGACGTGGGCGCTGATCGGGACGTTCGAACCCGCGGCGCGACCGGGCGATTGCGGACGAGGCGGCGCTGTGCCGTTCCGTCGGAGGTCCCGAGGTGCTCCACGAGCAGGTCGAGGTGGCGCCGGGTCAGGG harbors:
- a CDS encoding hydantoinase/oxoprolinase family protein; this encodes MGGTFTDLVALRDGRPPRLFKSPTTPEDRSEGVVNALRLAAESYGMDLGDFCAAVVYFAHGTTAATNALIERKGAPTALLTTRGFSDTMLIQRSMTSWVGMGAATGHYSRRRNPDPIVPRSRIVEITERTDAAGAEIVALDEAEVRATLRRLRAEGVRALAVSFLWSFVNGAHEEKVAEIIAEEWPEAYATLSHEVAPVIGEYERSATTVVNSYLGPVIRDYVANLEGRLRATGFTGDFSIMDSGGGVMRAEDAARRSASMLTSGPAGGVLASTALAARLGHRNVITSDMGGTSFDVGLIIDGEPLVERVSEVGDLHLALPRIKVTAIGAGGGSLAGVDESGVLTVGPESAGSVPGPACYGRGGDRPTVTDADVVLGIIDPARFLGGRMPLDRALAEKAIRVHVADPLGLTVEEAAAGIRKVADNQMADLLRKVTVEQGHDPRDFVVYAYGGAGPTHAYAYTEAAGIATLVVPPTSTVHSAYGTVTSDRYRAVQTTEVHRTPPGSQDPAAHLDAERISATFDALAAQCRADLDDDPRVRLSRVAYLKFRRQSHELPLTVADGPVTTEVLRGLIEDFRAAYERIYGAGTALLGAGVEIHTLRVEGRVKITDVREGQYPGAADPDAALIGERAVHFPETGRVATRVYRGEGLGSGAALRGPAILEFAGTTVVLGPDQTLAVDHHSNLVIDCKGEA